The following proteins are co-located in the Symphalangus syndactylus isolate Jambi chromosome 21, NHGRI_mSymSyn1-v2.1_pri, whole genome shotgun sequence genome:
- the IGSF11 gene encoding immunoglobulin superfamily member 11 isoform X10, producing the protein MTSQRSPLAPLLLLSLHGVAASLEVSESPGSIQVARGQTAVLPCTFTTSAALINLNVIWMVTPLSNANQPEQVILYQGGQMFDGAPRFHGRVGFTGTMPATNVSIFINNTQLSDTGTYQCLVNNLPDIGGRNIGVTGLTVLVPPSAPHCQIQGSQDIGSDVILLCSSEEGIPRPTYLWEKLDNTLKLPPTATQDQVQGTVTIRNISALSSGAFFYWRSKNKEEEEEEIPNEIREDDLPPKCSSAKAFHTEISSSDNNTLTSSNTYNSRYWSNNPKVHRNTESVNHFSDLGQSFSFHSGNANIPSIYANGSHLIPGQHKTLVVTANRGSSPQVMSRSNGSVSRKPRPPHTHSYTISHATLERIGAVPVMVPAQSRAGSLV; encoded by the exons GTGTTGCAGCATCCCTGGAAGTGTCAGAGAGCCCTGGGAGTATCCAAGTGGCCCGGGGTCAGACAGCAGTCCTGCCCTGCACTTTCACTACCAGCGCTGCCCTCATTAACCTCAATGTCATTTGGATGGTCACTCCTCTCTCCAATGCCAACCAACCTGAACAG gTCATCCTGTATCAGGGTGGACAGATGTTTGACGGTGCCCCCCGGTTCCATGGTAGGGTAGGATTTACAGGCACCATGCCAGCTACCAATGTCTCTATCTTCATTAATAACACCCAGTTATCAGATACTGGCACCTACCAGTGCCTGGTCAACAACCTTCCAGACATAGGGGGCAGGAACATTGGGGTCACCGGTCTCACAGTGTTAG TTCCCCCTTCTGCCCCACACTGCCAAATCCAAGGATCCCAGGATATTGGCAGCGATGTCATCCTGCTCTGTAGCTCAGAGGAAGGCATTCCTCGACCAACTTACCTTTGGGAGAAGTTAGACAATACCCTCAAACTACCTCCAACAGCTACTCAGG ACCAGGTCCAGGGAACAGTCACCATCCGGAATATCAGTGCCCTGTCTTCAG GGGCATTCTTTTATTggagaagcaaaaataaagaggaggaggaagaagaaattccTAATGAAATAAG AGAGGATGATCTTCCACCCAAGTGTTCTTCTGCCAAAGCATTTCACACTGAGATTTCCTCCTCGGACAACAACACACTAACCTCTTCCAATACCTACAACAGTCGATACTGGAGCAACAATCCAAAAGTTCATAGAAACACAGAGTCAGTCAACCACTTCAGTGACTTGGGCCAGTCTTTCTCCTTCCACTCAGGCAATGCCAACATACCGTCCATTTATGCTAATGGGAGCCATCTGATTCCGGGTCAACATAAGACTCTGGTAGTGACAGCCAACAGAGGGTCATCACCACAGGTGATGTCCAGGAGCAATGGCTCAGTCAGTAGGAAGCCTCGGCCTCCACACACTCATTCCTACACCATCAGCCACGCAACACTGGAACGAATTGGTGCAGTACCTGTCATGGTACCAGCCCAGAGTCGGGCTGGGTCCTTGGTATAG
- the IGSF11 gene encoding immunoglobulin superfamily member 11 isoform X7, with the protein MTSQRSPLAPLLLLSLHGVAASLEVSESPGSIQVARGQTAVLPCTFTTSAALINLNVIWMVTPLSNANQPEQVILYQGGQMFDGAPRFHGRVGFTGTMPATNVSIFINNTQLSDTGTYQCLVNNLPDIGGRNIGVTGLTVLVPPSAPHCQIQGSQDIGSDVILLCSSEEGIPRPTYLWEKLDNTLKLPPTATQDQVQGTVTIRNISALSSGLYQCVASNAIGTSTCLLDLQVISRAFFYWRSKNKEEEEEEIPNEIREDDLPPKCSSAKAFHTEISSSDNNTLTSSNTYNSRYWSNNPKVHRNTESVNHFSDLGQSFSFHSGNANIPSIYANGSHLIPGQHKTLVVTANRGSSPQVMSRSNGSVSRKPRPPHTHSYTISHATLERIGAVPVMVPAQSRAGSLV; encoded by the exons GTGTTGCAGCATCCCTGGAAGTGTCAGAGAGCCCTGGGAGTATCCAAGTGGCCCGGGGTCAGACAGCAGTCCTGCCCTGCACTTTCACTACCAGCGCTGCCCTCATTAACCTCAATGTCATTTGGATGGTCACTCCTCTCTCCAATGCCAACCAACCTGAACAG gTCATCCTGTATCAGGGTGGACAGATGTTTGACGGTGCCCCCCGGTTCCATGGTAGGGTAGGATTTACAGGCACCATGCCAGCTACCAATGTCTCTATCTTCATTAATAACACCCAGTTATCAGATACTGGCACCTACCAGTGCCTGGTCAACAACCTTCCAGACATAGGGGGCAGGAACATTGGGGTCACCGGTCTCACAGTGTTAG TTCCCCCTTCTGCCCCACACTGCCAAATCCAAGGATCCCAGGATATTGGCAGCGATGTCATCCTGCTCTGTAGCTCAGAGGAAGGCATTCCTCGACCAACTTACCTTTGGGAGAAGTTAGACAATACCCTCAAACTACCTCCAACAGCTACTCAGG ACCAGGTCCAGGGAACAGTCACCATCCGGAATATCAGTGCCCTGTCTTCAGGTTTGTACCAGTGTGTCGCTTCTAACGCTATTGGAACCAGCACCTGTCTTCTGGATCTCCAGGTTATTTCAC GGGCATTCTTTTATTggagaagcaaaaataaagaggaggaggaagaagaaattccTAATGAAATAAG AGAGGATGATCTTCCACCCAAGTGTTCTTCTGCCAAAGCATTTCACACTGAGATTTCCTCCTCGGACAACAACACACTAACCTCTTCCAATACCTACAACAGTCGATACTGGAGCAACAATCCAAAAGTTCATAGAAACACAGAGTCAGTCAACCACTTCAGTGACTTGGGCCAGTCTTTCTCCTTCCACTCAGGCAATGCCAACATACCGTCCATTTATGCTAATGGGAGCCATCTGATTCCGGGTCAACATAAGACTCTGGTAGTGACAGCCAACAGAGGGTCATCACCACAGGTGATGTCCAGGAGCAATGGCTCAGTCAGTAGGAAGCCTCGGCCTCCACACACTCATTCCTACACCATCAGCCACGCAACACTGGAACGAATTGGTGCAGTACCTGTCATGGTACCAGCCCAGAGTCGGGCTGGGTCCTTGGTATAG
- the IGSF11 gene encoding immunoglobulin superfamily member 11 isoform X6 produces MTSQRSPLAPLLLLSLHGVAASLEVSESPGSIQVARGQTAVLPCTFTTSAALINLNVIWMVTPLSNANQPEQVILYQGGQMFDGAPRFHGRVGFTGTMPATNVSIFINNTQLSDTGTYQCLVNNLPDIGGRNIGVTGLTVLVPPSAPHCQIQGSQDIGSDVILLCSSEEGIPRPTYLWEKLDNTLKLPPTATQDQVQGTVTIRNISALSSAQPRNIGLIAGAIGTGAVIIIFCIALILGAFFYWRSKNKEEEEEEIPNEIREDDLPPKCSSAKAFHTEISSSDNNTLTSSNTYNSRYWSNNPKVHRNTESVNHFSDLGQSFSFHSGNANIPSIYANGSHLIPGQHKTLVVTANRGSSPQVMSRSNGSVSRKPRPPHTHSYTISHATLERIGAVPVMVPAQSRAGSLV; encoded by the exons GTGTTGCAGCATCCCTGGAAGTGTCAGAGAGCCCTGGGAGTATCCAAGTGGCCCGGGGTCAGACAGCAGTCCTGCCCTGCACTTTCACTACCAGCGCTGCCCTCATTAACCTCAATGTCATTTGGATGGTCACTCCTCTCTCCAATGCCAACCAACCTGAACAG gTCATCCTGTATCAGGGTGGACAGATGTTTGACGGTGCCCCCCGGTTCCATGGTAGGGTAGGATTTACAGGCACCATGCCAGCTACCAATGTCTCTATCTTCATTAATAACACCCAGTTATCAGATACTGGCACCTACCAGTGCCTGGTCAACAACCTTCCAGACATAGGGGGCAGGAACATTGGGGTCACCGGTCTCACAGTGTTAG TTCCCCCTTCTGCCCCACACTGCCAAATCCAAGGATCCCAGGATATTGGCAGCGATGTCATCCTGCTCTGTAGCTCAGAGGAAGGCATTCCTCGACCAACTTACCTTTGGGAGAAGTTAGACAATACCCTCAAACTACCTCCAACAGCTACTCAGG ACCAGGTCCAGGGAACAGTCACCATCCGGAATATCAGTGCCCTGTCTTCAG CCCAGCCCAGGAACATTGGACTAATAGCTGGAGCCATTGGCACTGGTGCAGTTATTATCATTTTTTGCATTGCACTAATTTTAGGGGCATTCTTTTATTggagaagcaaaaataaagaggaggaggaagaagaaattccTAATGAAATAAG AGAGGATGATCTTCCACCCAAGTGTTCTTCTGCCAAAGCATTTCACACTGAGATTTCCTCCTCGGACAACAACACACTAACCTCTTCCAATACCTACAACAGTCGATACTGGAGCAACAATCCAAAAGTTCATAGAAACACAGAGTCAGTCAACCACTTCAGTGACTTGGGCCAGTCTTTCTCCTTCCACTCAGGCAATGCCAACATACCGTCCATTTATGCTAATGGGAGCCATCTGATTCCGGGTCAACATAAGACTCTGGTAGTGACAGCCAACAGAGGGTCATCACCACAGGTGATGTCCAGGAGCAATGGCTCAGTCAGTAGGAAGCCTCGGCCTCCACACACTCATTCCTACACCATCAGCCACGCAACACTGGAACGAATTGGTGCAGTACCTGTCATGGTACCAGCCCAGAGTCGGGCTGGGTCCTTGGTATAG
- the IGSF11 gene encoding immunoglobulin superfamily member 11 isoform X3 — MTSQRSPLAPLLLLSLHGVAASLEVSESPGSIQVARGQTAVLPCTFTTSAALINLNVIWMVTPLSNANQPEQVILYQGGQMFDGAPRFHGRVGFTGTMPATNVSIFINNTQLSDTGTYQCLVNNLPDIGGRNIGVTGLTVLVPPSAPHCQIQGSQDIGSDVILLCSSEEGIPRPTYLWEKLDNTLKLPPTATQDQVQGTVTIRNISALSSGLYQCVASNAIGTSTCLLDLQVISPQPRNIGLIAGAIGTGAVIIIFCIALILGAFFYWRSKNKEEEEEEIPNEIREDDLPPKCSSAKAFHTEISSSDNNTLTSSNTYNSRYWSNNPKVHRNTESVNHFSDLGQSFSFHSGNANIPSIYANGSHLIPGQHKTLVVTANRGSSPQVMSRSNGSVSRKPRPPHTHSYTISHATLERIGAVPVMVPAQSRAGSLV; from the exons GTGTTGCAGCATCCCTGGAAGTGTCAGAGAGCCCTGGGAGTATCCAAGTGGCCCGGGGTCAGACAGCAGTCCTGCCCTGCACTTTCACTACCAGCGCTGCCCTCATTAACCTCAATGTCATTTGGATGGTCACTCCTCTCTCCAATGCCAACCAACCTGAACAG gTCATCCTGTATCAGGGTGGACAGATGTTTGACGGTGCCCCCCGGTTCCATGGTAGGGTAGGATTTACAGGCACCATGCCAGCTACCAATGTCTCTATCTTCATTAATAACACCCAGTTATCAGATACTGGCACCTACCAGTGCCTGGTCAACAACCTTCCAGACATAGGGGGCAGGAACATTGGGGTCACCGGTCTCACAGTGTTAG TTCCCCCTTCTGCCCCACACTGCCAAATCCAAGGATCCCAGGATATTGGCAGCGATGTCATCCTGCTCTGTAGCTCAGAGGAAGGCATTCCTCGACCAACTTACCTTTGGGAGAAGTTAGACAATACCCTCAAACTACCTCCAACAGCTACTCAGG ACCAGGTCCAGGGAACAGTCACCATCCGGAATATCAGTGCCCTGTCTTCAGGTTTGTACCAGTGTGTCGCTTCTAACGCTATTGGAACCAGCACCTGTCTTCTGGATCTCCAGGTTATTTCAC CCCAGCCCAGGAACATTGGACTAATAGCTGGAGCCATTGGCACTGGTGCAGTTATTATCATTTTTTGCATTGCACTAATTTTAGGGGCATTCTTTTATTggagaagcaaaaataaagaggaggaggaagaagaaattccTAATGAAATAAG AGAGGATGATCTTCCACCCAAGTGTTCTTCTGCCAAAGCATTTCACACTGAGATTTCCTCCTCGGACAACAACACACTAACCTCTTCCAATACCTACAACAGTCGATACTGGAGCAACAATCCAAAAGTTCATAGAAACACAGAGTCAGTCAACCACTTCAGTGACTTGGGCCAGTCTTTCTCCTTCCACTCAGGCAATGCCAACATACCGTCCATTTATGCTAATGGGAGCCATCTGATTCCGGGTCAACATAAGACTCTGGTAGTGACAGCCAACAGAGGGTCATCACCACAGGTGATGTCCAGGAGCAATGGCTCAGTCAGTAGGAAGCCTCGGCCTCCACACACTCATTCCTACACCATCAGCCACGCAACACTGGAACGAATTGGTGCAGTACCTGTCATGGTACCAGCCCAGAGTCGGGCTGGGTCCTTGGTATAG
- the IGSF11 gene encoding immunoglobulin superfamily member 11 isoform X9, which translates to MTSQRSPLAPLLLLSLHGVAASLEVSESPGSIQVARGQTAVLPCTFTTSAALINLNVIWMVTPLSNANQPEQVILYQGGQMFDGAPRFHGRVGFTGTMPATNVSIFINNTQLSDTGTYQCLVNNLPDIGGRNIGVTGLTVLDQVQGTVTIRNISALSSGLYQCVASNAIGTSTCLLDLQVISPQPRNIGLIAGAIGTGAVIIIFCIALILGAFFYWRSKNKEEEEEEIPNEIREDDLPPKCSSAKAFHTEISSSDNNTLTSSNTYNSRYWSNNPKVHRNTESVNHFSDLGQSFSFHSGNANIPSIYANGSHLIPGQHKTLVVTANRGSSPQVMSRSNGSVSRKPRPPHTHSYTISHATLERIGAVPVMVPAQSRAGSLV; encoded by the exons GTGTTGCAGCATCCCTGGAAGTGTCAGAGAGCCCTGGGAGTATCCAAGTGGCCCGGGGTCAGACAGCAGTCCTGCCCTGCACTTTCACTACCAGCGCTGCCCTCATTAACCTCAATGTCATTTGGATGGTCACTCCTCTCTCCAATGCCAACCAACCTGAACAG gTCATCCTGTATCAGGGTGGACAGATGTTTGACGGTGCCCCCCGGTTCCATGGTAGGGTAGGATTTACAGGCACCATGCCAGCTACCAATGTCTCTATCTTCATTAATAACACCCAGTTATCAGATACTGGCACCTACCAGTGCCTGGTCAACAACCTTCCAGACATAGGGGGCAGGAACATTGGGGTCACCGGTCTCACAGTGTTAG ACCAGGTCCAGGGAACAGTCACCATCCGGAATATCAGTGCCCTGTCTTCAGGTTTGTACCAGTGTGTCGCTTCTAACGCTATTGGAACCAGCACCTGTCTTCTGGATCTCCAGGTTATTTCAC CCCAGCCCAGGAACATTGGACTAATAGCTGGAGCCATTGGCACTGGTGCAGTTATTATCATTTTTTGCATTGCACTAATTTTAGGGGCATTCTTTTATTggagaagcaaaaataaagaggaggaggaagaagaaattccTAATGAAATAAG AGAGGATGATCTTCCACCCAAGTGTTCTTCTGCCAAAGCATTTCACACTGAGATTTCCTCCTCGGACAACAACACACTAACCTCTTCCAATACCTACAACAGTCGATACTGGAGCAACAATCCAAAAGTTCATAGAAACACAGAGTCAGTCAACCACTTCAGTGACTTGGGCCAGTCTTTCTCCTTCCACTCAGGCAATGCCAACATACCGTCCATTTATGCTAATGGGAGCCATCTGATTCCGGGTCAACATAAGACTCTGGTAGTGACAGCCAACAGAGGGTCATCACCACAGGTGATGTCCAGGAGCAATGGCTCAGTCAGTAGGAAGCCTCGGCCTCCACACACTCATTCCTACACCATCAGCCACGCAACACTGGAACGAATTGGTGCAGTACCTGTCATGGTACCAGCCCAGAGTCGGGCTGGGTCCTTGGTATAG
- the IGSF11 gene encoding immunoglobulin superfamily member 11 isoform X8: MAYFDLLLFPYCFSSVGVAASLEVSESPGSIQVARGQTAVLPCTFTTSAALINLNVIWMVTPLSNANQPEQVILYQGGQMFDGAPRFHGRVGFTGTMPATNVSIFINNTQLSDTGTYQCLVNNLPDIGGRNIGVTGLTVLVPPSAPHCQIQGSQDIGSDVILLCSSEEGIPRPTYLWEKLDNTLKLPPTATQDQVQGTVTIRNISALSSAQPRNIGLIAGAIGTGAVIIIFCIALILGAFFYWRSKNKEEEEEEIPNEIREDDLPPKCSSAKAFHTEISSSDNNTLTSSNTYNSRYWSNNPKVHRNTESVNHFSDLGQSFSFHSGNANIPSIYANGSHLIPGQHKTLVVTANRGSSPQVMSRSNGSVSRKPRPPHTHSYTISHATLERIGAVPVMVPAQSRAGSLV; encoded by the exons ATGGCCTATTTTGATCTACTGTTATTTCCATACTGTTT TTCTTCTGTAGGTGTTGCAGCATCCCTGGAAGTGTCAGAGAGCCCTGGGAGTATCCAAGTGGCCCGGGGTCAGACAGCAGTCCTGCCCTGCACTTTCACTACCAGCGCTGCCCTCATTAACCTCAATGTCATTTGGATGGTCACTCCTCTCTCCAATGCCAACCAACCTGAACAG gTCATCCTGTATCAGGGTGGACAGATGTTTGACGGTGCCCCCCGGTTCCATGGTAGGGTAGGATTTACAGGCACCATGCCAGCTACCAATGTCTCTATCTTCATTAATAACACCCAGTTATCAGATACTGGCACCTACCAGTGCCTGGTCAACAACCTTCCAGACATAGGGGGCAGGAACATTGGGGTCACCGGTCTCACAGTGTTAG TTCCCCCTTCTGCCCCACACTGCCAAATCCAAGGATCCCAGGATATTGGCAGCGATGTCATCCTGCTCTGTAGCTCAGAGGAAGGCATTCCTCGACCAACTTACCTTTGGGAGAAGTTAGACAATACCCTCAAACTACCTCCAACAGCTACTCAGG ACCAGGTCCAGGGAACAGTCACCATCCGGAATATCAGTGCCCTGTCTTCAG CCCAGCCCAGGAACATTGGACTAATAGCTGGAGCCATTGGCACTGGTGCAGTTATTATCATTTTTTGCATTGCACTAATTTTAGGGGCATTCTTTTATTggagaagcaaaaataaagaggaggaggaagaagaaattccTAATGAAATAAG AGAGGATGATCTTCCACCCAAGTGTTCTTCTGCCAAAGCATTTCACACTGAGATTTCCTCCTCGGACAACAACACACTAACCTCTTCCAATACCTACAACAGTCGATACTGGAGCAACAATCCAAAAGTTCATAGAAACACAGAGTCAGTCAACCACTTCAGTGACTTGGGCCAGTCTTTCTCCTTCCACTCAGGCAATGCCAACATACCGTCCATTTATGCTAATGGGAGCCATCTGATTCCGGGTCAACATAAGACTCTGGTAGTGACAGCCAACAGAGGGTCATCACCACAGGTGATGTCCAGGAGCAATGGCTCAGTCAGTAGGAAGCCTCGGCCTCCACACACTCATTCCTACACCATCAGCCACGCAACACTGGAACGAATTGGTGCAGTACCTGTCATGGTACCAGCCCAGAGTCGGGCTGGGTCCTTGGTATAG
- the IGSF11 gene encoding immunoglobulin superfamily member 11 isoform X5, whose translation MAYFDLLLFPYCFSSVGVAASLEVSESPGSIQVARGQTAVLPCTFTTSAALINLNVIWMVTPLSNANQPEQVILYQGGQMFDGAPRFHGRVGFTGTMPATNVSIFINNTQLSDTGTYQCLVNNLPDIGGRNIGVTGLTVLVPPSAPHCQIQGSQDIGSDVILLCSSEEGIPRPTYLWEKLDNTLKLPPTATQDQVQGTVTIRNISALSSGLYQCVASNAIGTSTCLLDLQVISPQPRNIGLIAGAIGTGAVIIIFCIALILGAFFYWRSKNKEEEEEEIPNEIREDDLPPKCSSAKAFHTEISSSDNNTLTSSNTYNSRYWSNNPKVHRNTESVNHFSDLGQSFSFHSGNANIPSIYANGSHLIPGQHKTLVVTANRGSSPQVMSRSNGSVSRKPRPPHTHSYTISHATLERIGAVPVMVPAQSRAGSLV comes from the exons ATGGCCTATTTTGATCTACTGTTATTTCCATACTGTTT TTCTTCTGTAGGTGTTGCAGCATCCCTGGAAGTGTCAGAGAGCCCTGGGAGTATCCAAGTGGCCCGGGGTCAGACAGCAGTCCTGCCCTGCACTTTCACTACCAGCGCTGCCCTCATTAACCTCAATGTCATTTGGATGGTCACTCCTCTCTCCAATGCCAACCAACCTGAACAG gTCATCCTGTATCAGGGTGGACAGATGTTTGACGGTGCCCCCCGGTTCCATGGTAGGGTAGGATTTACAGGCACCATGCCAGCTACCAATGTCTCTATCTTCATTAATAACACCCAGTTATCAGATACTGGCACCTACCAGTGCCTGGTCAACAACCTTCCAGACATAGGGGGCAGGAACATTGGGGTCACCGGTCTCACAGTGTTAG TTCCCCCTTCTGCCCCACACTGCCAAATCCAAGGATCCCAGGATATTGGCAGCGATGTCATCCTGCTCTGTAGCTCAGAGGAAGGCATTCCTCGACCAACTTACCTTTGGGAGAAGTTAGACAATACCCTCAAACTACCTCCAACAGCTACTCAGG ACCAGGTCCAGGGAACAGTCACCATCCGGAATATCAGTGCCCTGTCTTCAGGTTTGTACCAGTGTGTCGCTTCTAACGCTATTGGAACCAGCACCTGTCTTCTGGATCTCCAGGTTATTTCAC CCCAGCCCAGGAACATTGGACTAATAGCTGGAGCCATTGGCACTGGTGCAGTTATTATCATTTTTTGCATTGCACTAATTTTAGGGGCATTCTTTTATTggagaagcaaaaataaagaggaggaggaagaagaaattccTAATGAAATAAG AGAGGATGATCTTCCACCCAAGTGTTCTTCTGCCAAAGCATTTCACACTGAGATTTCCTCCTCGGACAACAACACACTAACCTCTTCCAATACCTACAACAGTCGATACTGGAGCAACAATCCAAAAGTTCATAGAAACACAGAGTCAGTCAACCACTTCAGTGACTTGGGCCAGTCTTTCTCCTTCCACTCAGGCAATGCCAACATACCGTCCATTTATGCTAATGGGAGCCATCTGATTCCGGGTCAACATAAGACTCTGGTAGTGACAGCCAACAGAGGGTCATCACCACAGGTGATGTCCAGGAGCAATGGCTCAGTCAGTAGGAAGCCTCGGCCTCCACACACTCATTCCTACACCATCAGCCACGCAACACTGGAACGAATTGGTGCAGTACCTGTCATGGTACCAGCCCAGAGTCGGGCTGGGTCCTTGGTATAG
- the IGSF11 gene encoding immunoglobulin superfamily member 11 isoform X4 codes for MSLVELLLWWNCFSRTGVAASLEVSESPGSIQVARGQTAVLPCTFTTSAALINLNVIWMVTPLSNANQPEQVILYQGGQMFDGAPRFHGRVGFTGTMPATNVSIFINNTQLSDTGTYQCLVNNLPDIGGRNIGVTGLTVLVPPSAPHCQIQGSQDIGSDVILLCSSEEGIPRPTYLWEKLDNTLKLPPTATQDQVQGTVTIRNISALSSGLYQCVASNAIGTSTCLLDLQVISPQPRNIGLIAGAIGTGAVIIIFCIALILGAFFYWRSKNKEEEEEEIPNEIREDDLPPKCSSAKAFHTEISSSDNNTLTSSNTYNSRYWSNNPKVHRNTESVNHFSDLGQSFSFHSGNANIPSIYANGSHLIPGQHKTLVVTANRGSSPQVMSRSNGSVSRKPRPPHTHSYTISHATLERIGAVPVMVPAQSRAGSLV; via the exons GTGTTGCAGCATCCCTGGAAGTGTCAGAGAGCCCTGGGAGTATCCAAGTGGCCCGGGGTCAGACAGCAGTCCTGCCCTGCACTTTCACTACCAGCGCTGCCCTCATTAACCTCAATGTCATTTGGATGGTCACTCCTCTCTCCAATGCCAACCAACCTGAACAG gTCATCCTGTATCAGGGTGGACAGATGTTTGACGGTGCCCCCCGGTTCCATGGTAGGGTAGGATTTACAGGCACCATGCCAGCTACCAATGTCTCTATCTTCATTAATAACACCCAGTTATCAGATACTGGCACCTACCAGTGCCTGGTCAACAACCTTCCAGACATAGGGGGCAGGAACATTGGGGTCACCGGTCTCACAGTGTTAG TTCCCCCTTCTGCCCCACACTGCCAAATCCAAGGATCCCAGGATATTGGCAGCGATGTCATCCTGCTCTGTAGCTCAGAGGAAGGCATTCCTCGACCAACTTACCTTTGGGAGAAGTTAGACAATACCCTCAAACTACCTCCAACAGCTACTCAGG ACCAGGTCCAGGGAACAGTCACCATCCGGAATATCAGTGCCCTGTCTTCAGGTTTGTACCAGTGTGTCGCTTCTAACGCTATTGGAACCAGCACCTGTCTTCTGGATCTCCAGGTTATTTCAC CCCAGCCCAGGAACATTGGACTAATAGCTGGAGCCATTGGCACTGGTGCAGTTATTATCATTTTTTGCATTGCACTAATTTTAGGGGCATTCTTTTATTggagaagcaaaaataaagaggaggaggaagaagaaattccTAATGAAATAAG AGAGGATGATCTTCCACCCAAGTGTTCTTCTGCCAAAGCATTTCACACTGAGATTTCCTCCTCGGACAACAACACACTAACCTCTTCCAATACCTACAACAGTCGATACTGGAGCAACAATCCAAAAGTTCATAGAAACACAGAGTCAGTCAACCACTTCAGTGACTTGGGCCAGTCTTTCTCCTTCCACTCAGGCAATGCCAACATACCGTCCATTTATGCTAATGGGAGCCATCTGATTCCGGGTCAACATAAGACTCTGGTAGTGACAGCCAACAGAGGGTCATCACCACAGGTGATGTCCAGGAGCAATGGCTCAGTCAGTAGGAAGCCTCGGCCTCCACACACTCATTCCTACACCATCAGCCACGCAACACTGGAACGAATTGGTGCAGTACCTGTCATGGTACCAGCCCAGAGTCGGGCTGGGTCCTTGGTATAG